TTCAGTATGTTCCTCCACATATTTCTATAATGAGCTTATAACATATATTCAAACTTAGatgtgagaaattttaaattatcagcaAACTCTTAAAATTAGTTACATGATGCACAAAAAGCATATCCATAGTCTGCATTAATAGTAAATTTTCGTTTACATTAgaaagaaattgtttcaaaaataacttttaaggaATAAAACTTCGCTCAAGATTCACATGTTAAATTTCTTCTCGTGTATGGGCACGTAAATGTTTTGTTAAACTCCTTCTTTTGCTGAATGCTTTTTCACAAACTTCGCAGACATAAGGCTTTTCTTTTGTATGCATACGTAAATGTCTCCCGAAATTAGCTTTATCACTGAATTTATTGCCACAAACTTCACAAACGTAGGGCTTTTCTCCTTTATGAGTGCGTAAATGTGTTCTTAAATTAGATAAATCAGAAAAAGCTTTTTTACAGACTTCACAAACAAAAGGTTTTTCCTTTGAATGAATCCGTAAATGTTTGGTTAATGCACCTCTTTCGGTGAATGCTTTACTACAAACTTCATAAACAAAAGGTTTTTCTCTTGTATGAATgcgtaaatgtctttttaaaacgattaattgtgaaaaatttttgcCACAGAATTCACAAACATAAGGTTGTTCTTTTGTATGAATGCGTAAATGTTCCTTTAAACTAGATACACGAGCGAATGCTTTATTACAAATATCGCAGACATGAGGTTTATCTTTTGTATGAATACTCAAATGGTGTCTTAATGTAGTTCTTGTATTGAATGTTTTATTACAGACTTCAGAtacataaggtttttcttttgtatgaatgcgTGTATGCACTTTTAAATTACTTCTTCTTTTGAATGCTTTACCACAAGTTTCACATAAATGTGGTTTCAAGTTCGAATGACAAGATAAATGACTATTAAACGCTGTTCTATTACTACTGTTTAATCCACATATTTCGCACTGAAATGTTCCTTCTCTCTGAAGAACCGGTGAATGTTTCTTTTGTTCTTCTTCCATATTTAATTCTACTTCACATATATAGCGTAGTTTTCTCTGAAAAGAATAGATGATCGCTTATTCCTTGtacttttctttgtaaatatttcgtCAAATTTTTTCGAAGCtcaaatttttcatatgaatgaaaaactaaatacattaatacttttcttttttatatattaaatttcatccttcAGAATGAAATATCTATATCTCGGGATTTCATAACCATTCATTAGATTTTGTTCTTcgactaaatataaaaatttagacattaaatTGTATTCACTGACGATAATCCCAAATATTCAAAAGATAGTTCTATcgctcaattaattttttttaccgcATTCCTTCTAAAAAGATTTCTATCAGCATTCTCTAAATGTTGAATATTTCAGTTCTTACCATTTCttctttaatgattattaaaaacacaGCTTTGGATTTTGACGCTTGAAAAAAGGTTCAaacatttgcttatttaaaaaaaaaaaaaaataaaaccttactTGTAATCACTCGaaacttttttaaacttctaaaacTTATGCCTTGACCTGTTATAAATCTTAAATGTAAACAGTGCGGGTTACAAAAGGAGAAATTCTGTTATTCCAATCCTCTATTCATCAGAGCTTCTTTGTTATAATTTAGGTGTCATGTAATAATATCGGTTAAATGAGAAATTTCCTTCTTGTAACCGCGGAAGTTGTCTCAGCACTTTTTGTATGCAAGTCCCGAAGCAGAGTaagagaaaaaatttgttttaaataatgattttattgtgTCTTTGTGTATAATCTTTGCGAAGGTCGCGTTCATATTAGTACAAGTTTATACTGTCTCTATAGTTTTCATATATGCCTCGATCACAGACCTTATTTTTTTTCCCGCCTTTgcatcaaattagaaaaaaagtatgatttttgttttttg
Above is a genomic segment from Argiope bruennichi chromosome 1, qqArgBrue1.1, whole genome shotgun sequence containing:
- the LOC129972317 gene encoding gastrula zinc finger protein XlCGF8.2DB-like; translation: MEEEQKKHSPVLQREGTFQCEICGLNSSNRTAFNSHLSCHSNLKPHLCETCGKAFKRRSNLKVHTRIHTKEKPYVSEVCNKTFNTRTTLRHHLSIHTKDKPHVCDICNKAFARVSSLKEHLRIHTKEQPYVCEFCGKNFSQLIVLKRHLRIHTREKPFVYEVCSKAFTERGALTKHLRIHSKEKPFVCEVCKKAFSDLSNLRTHLRTHKGEKPYVCEVCGNKFSDKANFGRHLRMHTKEKPYVCEKLHMNDIAEVSLSRMRHMNEKNYICEVCNKTFNRKSTLMGHLIIHSDDKPYVCDICSKAFALLVVYIMLLKEVAVGDEQCIDQSCIKYASKSITSAERVTLLATAFLWGSEKGPLCIITYSAKS